Within Fusobacterium gonidiaformans ATCC 25563, the genomic segment AAAAAGAGCAGGGAACAGTTTTTAGAATAGAAAAAGAAGTTAGGGAGGCTATGTAACGTTATGGAAAATACATTTGAATTAACAGAAAGAAAATTGGAAAATGGGATTACTGTAATTGGAGTCATGGGAGAATTAGATGCTTTGGTAGCTCCTAAGTTAAAAGAGCTTATGAATAGACATATTGATATGGGAAATATTAAATTGATTTTAGATTGTGAAAATTTAGTACATATTAACAGTTTAGCGATGGGAATTTTACGAGGAAAATTACAATCAGTAAAAGAAATTGGAGGGGATATCAAAATTATTCGTTTGAATAATCATATTCAAACTATTTTTGATATGATTGGTTTGGATGAAATTTTTGAAATTTATGCGACAGAAGAAGAAGCTGTTGTAAGTTTTAGATAATATTACGAAACGAAAGGAACGAATATGAATTTAATATTGGGAATTGGCTTAGGTGTTTTTGGTTTAGCCATCGCCTTTGCTTTGATATATAAAAAAATGGTTATTGATAAACAAATTCAAACATTGAATAACCTTGAGGATGAAGTAGCAAAATCAAAAATTAAAGCAAAAGAAATTTTAGAAAGTGCAGAAA encodes:
- a CDS encoding STAS domain-containing protein; translated protein: MENTFELTERKLENGITVIGVMGELDALVAPKLKELMNRHIDMGNIKLILDCENLVHINSLAMGILRGKLQSVKEIGGDIKIIRLNNHIQTIFDMIGLDEIFEIYATEEEAVVSFR